A genomic window from Streptomyces mirabilis includes:
- a CDS encoding FUSC family protein → MSRLSAAVPPWLAHALRAQRGPVPWSAVVRGALAAGPLLLLAVLSGRTSVGVVAALGAMLAGINDRPGSRRAAVRRLGVPALAGAGGLLVGSYAGQHVGAVTLTLLLTVLGLVAGAVSAVGPVASGAGTQLLVAAAIGAGMPLPEPGWQRALFFVGGAGWLLVLRLALPTPGAIAGDYRFDGERDAVGGVYDAVAALLEAVGGPDAPGRRVALTAALDHAQDALGGPRLRPYASSAAERRLHAQYAAALPLAEAATALAWAGEAVPARAVEGPRRLAVAVRTSTHTGPLPAPARSAPALRALDDALLHAADTFDRGGDDSALHTRRRTAASLARTVLGSAGREYGLRVALCFGAGVAVAQALHHARWYGSHAHWYWLPATAVFLVKPDLGPLASRVICRAAGTVLGAVLFAGLAALLPRPAGLVALVALCGALIPVATRHFAAQTAVVTVLVLSLVMVGGEPAASWSRIGETLLACAIVLLVGHLPALGQRGGGVRARVTHAAEAAHVYLAHVLDDGTTDDRAGRWTLRREAYRALAEARASIDLAAAELPALARHAEGTDEVAATLERLVDTTTACAVQLDDNGRLTPEHTERITALLDELAEGRERAGLVMKEGQALAVPLAG, encoded by the coding sequence GTGTCCCGCCTCAGCGCCGCCGTACCGCCCTGGCTCGCCCACGCCCTGCGCGCACAGCGCGGCCCCGTGCCCTGGAGCGCGGTCGTGCGGGGCGCCCTGGCCGCCGGACCGCTGCTGCTCCTGGCGGTGCTGAGCGGGCGTACGTCCGTCGGTGTCGTCGCCGCCCTGGGGGCCATGCTCGCCGGGATCAACGACCGGCCGGGCAGCCGCAGGGCCGCGGTCAGGCGGCTCGGCGTGCCGGCGCTCGCGGGAGCCGGTGGGCTGCTCGTGGGGTCGTACGCGGGACAGCACGTCGGCGCGGTGACGCTCACCCTTCTCCTCACCGTGCTCGGACTGGTCGCCGGGGCGGTCAGCGCCGTCGGGCCCGTCGCGAGCGGAGCGGGTACGCAACTGCTCGTCGCCGCCGCCATCGGGGCCGGGATGCCGCTGCCCGAGCCCGGCTGGCAGCGTGCGCTCTTCTTCGTCGGCGGGGCCGGCTGGCTGCTCGTCCTGCGGCTCGCGCTGCCCACACCCGGGGCCATCGCCGGCGACTACCGCTTCGACGGGGAGCGGGACGCCGTCGGGGGTGTGTACGACGCCGTCGCCGCGCTGCTGGAAGCGGTCGGAGGGCCGGACGCGCCCGGTCGCCGGGTGGCCCTCACCGCAGCGCTCGACCACGCCCAGGACGCGCTCGGCGGGCCCCGGCTGCGGCCGTACGCCAGTTCCGCGGCCGAGCGGCGGCTGCACGCGCAGTACGCCGCCGCGCTCCCGCTCGCCGAGGCCGCCACCGCGCTCGCCTGGGCGGGCGAGGCGGTGCCCGCGAGGGCCGTCGAAGGGCCGCGGCGACTCGCCGTCGCCGTACGGACCAGCACGCACACCGGGCCGCTGCCCGCGCCCGCCCGCTCCGCGCCGGCCCTGCGCGCCCTCGACGACGCACTCCTGCACGCGGCCGACACCTTCGACCGGGGTGGCGACGACAGCGCGCTGCACACGCGGCGCCGTACCGCCGCGTCCCTCGCGCGCACGGTCCTCGGTTCCGCAGGACGCGAGTACGGGCTCCGGGTCGCCCTCTGCTTCGGCGCCGGCGTGGCCGTGGCGCAGGCCCTGCACCACGCCCGCTGGTACGGCAGCCACGCCCACTGGTACTGGCTCCCCGCGACCGCCGTCTTCCTGGTCAAGCCCGACCTCGGGCCGCTCGCCTCACGGGTGATCTGCCGGGCGGCGGGGACCGTGCTGGGCGCCGTCCTCTTCGCCGGCCTCGCGGCGCTGCTCCCGCGCCCCGCCGGGCTGGTCGCCCTGGTGGCACTGTGCGGCGCCCTGATCCCCGTCGCCACCCGGCACTTCGCGGCACAGACCGCCGTCGTCACCGTGCTCGTGCTCTCCCTCGTCATGGTGGGCGGGGAACCGGCGGCCTCCTGGAGCCGGATCGGCGAAACACTGCTGGCCTGCGCGATCGTGCTGCTCGTCGGGCATCTGCCGGCGCTCGGACAGCGCGGGGGAGGGGTACGGGCCCGCGTCACGCACGCCGCCGAGGCAGCACACGTCTACCTCGCCCACGTACTGGACGACGGCACGACCGACGACCGGGCCGGCCGCTGGACCCTGCGCCGTGAGGCCTACCGCGCGCTCGCCGAGGCCCGCGCCTCGATCGACCTCGCCGCCGCCGAACTCCCTGCCCTGGCCCGGCACGCCGAGGGAACGGACGAGGTCGCGGCCACCCTCGAACGCCTCGTCGACACCACGACCGCGTGCGCCGTGCAGCTCGACGACAACGGACGGCTCACCCCCGAGCACACCGAACGCATCACCGCACTCCTCGACGAACTGGCCGAGGGGCGGGAACGCGCGGGGCTGGTGATGAAGGAGGGGCAGGCGCTCGCCGTTCCGCTCGCGGGCTGA
- a CDS encoding RidA family protein, protein MPARVTVPSLFPPPGYAHVSVVEAGARLAFLAGAVPLDAAGNVVGVGDHVRQAEQVIANLGEQLRAVGSGFAHVVATDVYVVSGEPRVLSDVWGVVEASGLSTGPHSSTLLGVACLGYTGQLVEITATAVVPESESES, encoded by the coding sequence GTGCCCGCTCGTGTCACCGTCCCCAGTCTCTTCCCGCCTCCCGGCTACGCTCACGTGTCGGTCGTCGAGGCGGGTGCGCGGCTCGCCTTTCTTGCCGGGGCCGTGCCGCTGGACGCGGCGGGGAACGTCGTCGGTGTGGGGGATCACGTGCGGCAGGCCGAGCAGGTGATCGCCAATCTCGGCGAGCAACTCCGTGCGGTGGGCAGTGGCTTCGCGCATGTGGTGGCGACCGATGTGTACGTCGTCAGCGGTGAGCCGAGGGTGCTGTCCGACGTGTGGGGTGTCGTCGAGGCGTCCGGGCTCAGCACGGGACCCCACTCGTCGACGCTGCTCGGCGTGGCCTGCCTCGGGTACACGGGGCAGTTGGTGGAGATCACGGCGACGGCGGTCGTGCCCGAGTCCGAGTCCGAGTCCTAG
- a CDS encoding nucleotidyltransferase domain-containing protein: MPAPTRPPHIDDEKFLAHVTDRLAALPAVRAVALGGSRAQGTHGPDSDWDLAIYYRGAFDPDDLRAVGWQGEVSEIGGWGGGVFNGGAWLTVESRRVDVHYRDLDVVERESGRAELGRFHVEPLLFHLAGIPSYLLVAELAVNRVLRGDLPRPAAYPAKLRISASAHWHGTARATLAYAKANHAPAGRLTEAAGALATAALQTGHAVLAARGEWVTNEKRLLERAGLRGIDEIVRGGVGEPEGLVHMLGRAEVVLDAAVVRAEEVADDGGIRAEEILDAGVDREGECGVE; this comes from the coding sequence ATGCCCGCACCGACCCGGCCGCCGCACATCGACGACGAGAAGTTCCTCGCCCACGTCACCGACCGCCTGGCCGCCCTCCCCGCCGTCCGGGCCGTCGCCCTCGGTGGCTCCCGTGCGCAGGGCACCCACGGTCCCGACAGTGACTGGGACCTGGCGATCTACTACCGGGGCGCCTTCGACCCCGACGACCTGCGGGCCGTCGGCTGGCAGGGTGAGGTCTCGGAGATCGGCGGCTGGGGCGGGGGCGTGTTCAACGGCGGTGCCTGGCTGACCGTCGAAAGCCGTCGTGTCGACGTTCACTACCGCGATCTCGACGTGGTGGAGCGGGAGTCGGGGAGGGCGGAGCTGGGGCGGTTCCACGTGGAGCCGCTTCTCTTCCATCTCGCCGGAATCCCCAGCTACCTCCTCGTCGCCGAGCTCGCCGTCAACCGTGTCCTGCGCGGCGACCTGCCCCGACCCGCCGCCTACCCGGCGAAACTCCGCATCTCCGCCTCCGCCCACTGGCACGGCACGGCCCGCGCCACCCTCGCCTACGCCAAGGCCAACCACGCACCCGCCGGTCGTCTCACAGAGGCCGCGGGAGCGCTGGCGACCGCCGCCCTGCAGACCGGTCACGCGGTGCTGGCGGCGCGTGGGGAGTGGGTGACGAACGAGAAGCGGCTGCTCGAGCGGGCCGGGTTGAGAGGGATCGACGAGATCGTGCGCGGTGGGGTGGGAGAGCCCGAAGGGCTGGTGCACATGCTCGGGCGGGCGGAGGTGGTCTTGGACGCGGCGGTCGTCCGGGCCGAGGAGGTCGCGGACGACGGGGGCATCCGGGCCGAGGAGATCCTGGACGCCGGGGTCGACCGGGAGGGGGAATGCGGGGTCGAATAA
- a CDS encoding aspartate/glutamate racemase family protein — protein sequence MHIVVTNCNTTQEMTEEIVRGARAAAGPGTTVTGLTPAWGPESAEGWLDSYLSAAAVLDTLRTYEGPCDAVVMAGFGEHGREGARELVDVPVVDITEAAAHLACLLGRRYGVVTTLERSRGQIEDSLYAAGVAQNCAAVVGTGLGVLDLGDVQRTQEAFVTAAERAREAGAEVLVLGCAGMTGLQRAVGEKLDLPVVDGVAAAVKLAEALVSLGLRTSRVGSYARPLPKRRVWGAGRG from the coding sequence GTGCACATCGTCGTCACCAACTGCAACACCACGCAGGAGATGACCGAGGAGATCGTGCGAGGTGCCCGGGCCGCCGCAGGCCCGGGCACCACCGTGACCGGCCTCACCCCCGCCTGGGGACCCGAGTCCGCCGAGGGCTGGCTCGACAGCTACCTCTCCGCGGCGGCCGTCCTCGACACCCTGCGCACCTACGAGGGTCCCTGCGACGCCGTGGTCATGGCGGGTTTCGGCGAACACGGACGCGAGGGCGCGCGCGAACTCGTGGACGTGCCCGTCGTCGACATCACCGAGGCCGCCGCCCACCTCGCCTGCCTGCTCGGCCGCCGCTACGGAGTCGTCACCACCCTGGAGCGCTCACGCGGTCAGATCGAGGACAGCCTGTACGCCGCCGGAGTGGCCCAGAACTGCGCCGCGGTCGTCGGCACCGGCCTCGGCGTCCTCGACCTCGGCGACGTCCAGCGAACGCAGGAGGCATTCGTGACCGCGGCGGAGCGGGCCCGGGAGGCCGGCGCCGAGGTCCTCGTCCTCGGCTGCGCCGGTATGACGGGCCTGCAACGGGCGGTCGGGGAGAAACTGGACCTCCCGGTCGTCGACGGCGTCGCCGCCGCGGTGAAACTCGCGGAGGCCCTGGTCTCCCTGGGCCTCAGGACGAGCCGGGTGGGCAGCTATGCGCGACCGCTGCCGAAGCGGAGGGTGTGGGGCGCCGGCCGAGGGTGA